The window GCCGCCAGCGTGGCCTTGTGGCTGCGGTTTCACGCCGCGGCGCGGGCTTCGATCGTCGTCGGTGCCTCCAGGATCGCCGCAACGCCCATGCCGCCCGCGGTGCAGACGGAGATCAGGCCGCGGCCGCCGTGGATCGACAGCAATTTCGCGAGGTTCGCGACGATGCGCGCGCCTGTCGCTGCGAAGGGATGGCCGAACGCGAGCGAGGAGCCTTTGACGTTCAGCTTCGTGCGATCGATGGCTCCGAGGGGCGCGGATTTGCCGAGTTTCGTGCGGCAGTAATCGGCATCTTCCCAGGCCTTCAGCGTGCACAGCACCTGCGCGGCAAACGCTTCGTGGATTTCGTAGAAATCGAAATCCTGCAACGTCAATCCCGCGCGGTCGAGCATCTTCGAAACGGCGATAGTCGGCGCCATCAGCAAGCCGTCGCCGCCCACGAAATCGTTGGCGATATGCTGGCCGAAAGTGAGATAGGCGAGCACTGGCAGATTGTGCTCGGCGGCCCAAGCTTCAGACGCGAGCAATACGCTGGACGCGCCGTCCGTTAGTGGCGTCGAGTTTCCAGCCGTCAGCGTTCCGCGCTCGGATTTTTCATATGCGGGCTTTAAGCTCGCGAGTTTTTCGAGCGTGGTGTCGGGCCGCAGGTTGTTGTCACGATAGACGCCTGCGCACGGCACGATGAGATCGTCCATGTATCCGGACTCGTAAGCGGCAGCGCCCTTCATGTGGCTTTCGTACGCAAGCTCATCCTGGTCGGCGCGCGGAATGTGCCACTCCTGCGCCATCAGTTCGCAATGCTGGCCCATCGTGAGGCCTGTGCGCGGCTCGGCGACGTTCGGCGGCTGCGGTGCGA is drawn from Hyphomicrobium methylovorum and contains these coding sequences:
- a CDS encoding acetyl-CoA C-acetyltransferase produces the protein MTRELRRVAVIGGVRIPFCRSNTLYADLSNLDMMSSALNGLVDRFGLKGQHIDEVVGGAVVTHSKDFNLAREAVLSSKLAPSTPGVTLIQACGTSLQSALMSAAKIATGEIESAISAGSDTTSDAPIVFSKKFSKRLIDVGQRKSAIDKIKVFKGLSPGELAPQPPNVAEPRTGLTMGQHCELMAQEWHIPRADQDELAYESHMKGAAAYESGYMDDLIVPCAGVYRDNNLRPDTTLEKLASLKPAYEKSERGTLTAGNSTPLTDGASSVLLASEAWAAEHNLPVLAYLTFGQHIANDFVGGDGLLMAPTIAVSKMLDRAGLTLQDFDFYEIHEAFAAQVLCTLKAWEDADYCRTKLGKSAPLGAIDRTKLNVKGSSLAFGHPFAATGARIVANLAKLLSIHGGRGLISVCTAGGMGVAAILEAPTTIEARAAA